A single window of Onychomys torridus chromosome 8, mOncTor1.1, whole genome shotgun sequence DNA harbors:
- the LOC118588667 gene encoding olfactory receptor 2W3-like, which translates to MGEANDSTFSQFILVGFSDRPQLERVLFAVILPAYLLTLLGNSTIILVSRLDPHLHTPMYFFLTHLSFLDLSFTSSSIPQLLYNLSGRDKTISYVGCALQLVLFLGLGGVECLLLAVMAYDRFVAVCKPLHYMVIMSPRLCLILVSLAWGCGVANSLIMSPMTLWLPRCGYQRVDHFLYEMPALIRMACVNTAVIEGIAFILAIGIVLSPLVFILVSYIYIVRAVLSMQSSSGRHKVFNTCGSHLTVVSLFYGNIIYMYMQPGTSSSKDQGKFLTLFYNMVTPLLNPLIYTLRNKEVKGALRRLIWGNVSLKEKL; encoded by the coding sequence ATGGGTGAAGCCAACGACAGCACCTTCAGCCAGTTCATCCTTGTAGGCTTCTCTGACCGGCCCCAGCTGGAGAGGGTCCTCTTCGCGGTCATCCTGCCCGCCTACCTCCTGACCCTGCTGGGCAACAGCACCATCATCCTGGTGTCGAGGCTGGACCCACACCTGCacacccccatgtacttcttcctcacaCACCTATCCTTCCTGGACCTCAGCTTCACCAGCAGCTCCATCCCGCAGCTGCTCTACAACCTCAGTGGGCGGGACAAGACCATCAGCTATGTGGGCTGTGCTCTGCAGCTGGTCCTGTTCCTGGGCCTGGGGGGTGTGGAGTGCTTGCTGCTGGCtgtcatggcctatgaccgctttGTGGCCGTCTGCAAGCCCCTGCACTATATGGTCATCATGAGCCCCAGACTGTGCCTGATTTTAGTGTCTCTTGCTTGGGGCTGTGGTGTGGCCAACTCTTTGATTATGTCCCCAATGACCCTGTGGTTACCTCGCTGTGGGTACCAAAGGGTAGACCACTTCCTCTATGAAATGCCAGCCCTCATCAGGATGGCCTGCGTCAATACGGCTGTCATTGAAGGCATTGCCTTCATCCTGGCAATAGGCATTGTGTTGTCCCCTCTGGTGTTCATCTTGGTTTCTTATATCTACATTGTGAGGGCCGTGTTGAGTATGCAGTCATCCTCAGGAAGACACAAGGTCTTCAACACCTGTGGCTCACACCTCACCGTGGTCTCGCTTTTCTATGGAAATATCATCTACATGTACATGCAGCCGGGAACCAGTTCCTCGAAAGACCAGGGCAAGTTCCTCACCCTCTTCTACAACATGGTCACCCCTCTCCTCAACCCTCTGATCTACACGCTCAGGAACAAGGAGGTGAAGggggcactcaggaggctgatttGGGGGAATGTaagtttaaaggaaaaattataa